Proteins from one Paracoccus aminovorans genomic window:
- a CDS encoding lysophospholipid acyltransferase family protein, with amino-acid sequence MSATTAVRLTRAGLVGTARALLSLRAIDLPPPSGQPRILVANHVSHADFVALWSVLPPAQRLRTRPVAGADYWERSDLRAWIANAVFRAVLIDRDPASRRGDPIATVATVLQGGEDVIFFPEGTRNLTDARLLPLKSGIFHLARAVPQAEIVPAWILNLDRILPKGAFLPVPLNCAVRFGQPMRPETGESRDDFLSRLGAAMLALSQAKG; translated from the coding sequence ATGAGTGCGACGACGGCGGTGCGCTTGACTCGTGCGGGGCTGGTCGGGACCGCCCGCGCCCTGCTGAGCCTGCGGGCCATCGACCTGCCGCCGCCCTCGGGCCAGCCGCGCATCCTGGTCGCGAACCACGTCAGCCACGCCGATTTCGTGGCGCTGTGGTCGGTGCTGCCTCCGGCGCAGCGGCTGCGCACCCGCCCCGTCGCCGGGGCCGATTACTGGGAACGCTCGGACCTGCGGGCCTGGATCGCCAACGCGGTCTTTCGCGCCGTGCTGATCGACCGCGACCCCGCCAGCCGCCGCGGCGACCCCATCGCCACCGTCGCCACGGTGCTGCAGGGCGGCGAGGACGTGATCTTCTTCCCCGAGGGCACGCGCAACCTGACCGATGCCCGGCTCTTGCCGCTGAAATCCGGCATCTTCCACCTGGCCCGCGCCGTGCCCCAGGCCGAGATCGTGCCGGCCTGGATCCTGAACCTGGACCGCATCCTGCCGAAGGGCGCCTTCCTGCCGGTGCCGCTGAACTGCGCCGTGCGCTTCGGCCAGCCCATGCGCCCCGAGACCGGAGAAAGTCGCGACGATTTCCTGTCCCGCCTCGGCGCCGCCATGCTGGCGCTGAGCCAAGCGAAAGGCTGA
- a CDS encoding phosphatidate cytidylyltransferase, with protein sequence MDRFHSPSAFFFYGLFAFLLLASLVARLLIRSGRVRGEMAGNLADRIRAWWVMIGVLALIFTLGAGAITLFFALCSMAALREFATITHTRRDDHDGLAIAFYVVLPLQYLLVYFEVPVFAALLIPVYCFLLLPVVTVLKGEVQGFLTRVSETQWALMVCVYCVSHIPAILTLDIPGYRYSAFTLVAWLILVVQASDVLQYVWGKALGRHLLAPRVSPSKTVEGLVGGVLSASALGVALAPFTPFAWWQAGLVALTVTTFGFLGGLIMSAIKRDRGVKDWGTLVQGHGGILDRLDSLVFSAPVFLHILAWGWL encoded by the coding sequence ATGGACCGTTTCCATTCCCCCTCGGCCTTCTTCTTCTACGGGCTCTTCGCCTTCCTGCTGCTGGCCTCGCTGGTCGCGCGGCTGCTGATCCGCTCGGGCCGGGTCCGGGGCGAGATGGCCGGCAACCTCGCCGACCGCATCCGGGCCTGGTGGGTGATGATCGGCGTGCTGGCGCTGATCTTCACCCTGGGCGCCGGGGCGATCACGCTGTTCTTCGCGCTGTGCTCCATGGCGGCCCTGCGCGAATTCGCCACCATTACCCATACCCGGCGCGACGACCACGACGGGCTCGCCATCGCCTTCTATGTCGTCCTGCCGCTGCAATACCTGCTGGTCTATTTCGAGGTCCCGGTCTTTGCCGCGCTGCTGATCCCGGTCTATTGCTTCCTGCTCTTGCCGGTCGTCACCGTCCTGAAGGGCGAGGTGCAGGGCTTCCTGACCCGCGTTTCGGAAACGCAATGGGCGCTGATGGTCTGCGTCTATTGCGTCTCGCATATCCCGGCGATCCTGACGCTGGACATTCCGGGCTATCGCTACAGCGCCTTCACGCTGGTCGCCTGGCTGATCCTGGTCGTGCAGGCCTCGGACGTGCTGCAATATGTCTGGGGCAAGGCGCTGGGGCGGCACCTGCTGGCACCGCGCGTCTCGCCCTCGAAGACGGTCGAGGGGCTGGTCGGCGGCGTCCTCAGCGCCAGCGCGCTGGGGGTGGCGCTGGCGCCCTTCACGCCCTTCGCGTGGTGGCAGGCCGGGCTGGTCGCGCTGACCGTGACCACCTTCGGCTTCCTCGGCGGGCTCATCATGTCGGCGATCAAGCGCGACCGGGGCGTCAAGGACTGGGGCACGCTAGTGCAGGGCCATGGCGGCATCCTGGACCGGCTGGACAGCCTGGTGTTCTCGGCCCCGGTGTTTCTGCATATCCTGGCATG